ATACGGACTGGCCGCATACAGTAAAAGGCGCGATTTAAGAGCTAGCGCGGCTCCGCTGGTAGCCCGGCCTTTGTCCAGATCGGCCGAGTAAGCCGCTGGCAGTAGTTGGGTTGCCTGCTCTATGTCCGACAGGATGAAGTCCTTGGTTTGCGACCAGCTGGCGCGCTGCTCAGTGAAGGATTTGTCATTGACATCATAGACTTTGGTGATCAGTGGAACGCCGCCAAAGCGTTTGAGCAGCTCAAAATAAGCCAGGGCCCTTAAAAAATAGACCTCGCCTTTCATGCGGCGAATGGTTTTTCCGTTGGAAACCGTGTCCAGCTGGCTGATATTTTGCAGAAACACATTGCAATTACGGACTGAGCCGTAAAGGCTTCCCCATTGATTCAGCGAAGAGGATGTCTGATTATCAGCAGTCGCCTCGCCCTGAACGTAACTGTTCTCGTTTGTCCAGTTAAAATTGCCATAGAGCTCATCGGTTTGAGCTGCCCAGCCGAACCCGGCATCTTTGTAAGCCAGCACGGTCTGGTCATAAATGCCATTGACAAATACCTGGGCCAGGTTCGGATCAGACCATACGTCAGTTTCCGAATAGGCATTCGAGGGTTTCAAATCGAGTACATCCTTGCAGGAGCCCATCATCAGAAGGAATGCAACCAGGGACATACTTACCCATCTATTTTTGGTCCGGTTGGCCTGCTTTTTGTGAACCGGAAGGCTGCGATAAGCTGCCGGAGTATTTTGTGGTTTCATGAGGATAAAGTTTTTAGGTTAAAAGCTGATGTTGGCACCCAGGTTGACCACGCGCTGCTGCGGATAGTAATAACCGTTGCTGTTGGGTATTTCGGGGTCAAATGAAGGGCCGAATTGGTCGATGGAAAACAGGTTACTACCATTGACATAGATCCTTGCACCGTGCATTTTTGCTCGCTTTAAAATCGCGGAAGGCAATGTGAAACCCAGCTCCACATTTTTCAAGCGGACAAATGCTGCATTTCTTAACCAGAAATCGGAAGTAAGGGTATTGACCCCTCTTGTCGCCCCTGTGGGGCCGTTGAAGCTACGTGGGAACTGGTTATCACCCTCTTTCTGCCAGCGACCGTCAAAAAATTCCCTGGCCATGTTCAACCCCGCAGGTGCCAGGTAGGACTGCGCTTTGGCCTGTCCCTGAACAAAAAGAGAGAAGTCCAGATTACGCCATGAGCAGCCCAGTGATGTTCCGTAAACGAGCTGAGGCGTCCGTACCGATGATTTGCGGACCTGGTCCAGCCCGTTGATAGCCCCGTCGCCGTTGATATCCTTGTAGCGTATGTCGCCGGGAGCCGTGTTGGCAGGGTGGGGGCTGTCGTCGATCTCGCGCTGATTCTGGTACAAGCCGTTGGATTCATAAACGAGCCACGAGTCAATCGGAATGTTTGTCTTTTGCTGATAAAGGGGCACGCTGGCAGCTTCATCCATGAAGATCACCTTGTTGCGGGCAAATGTCAGATTGCCCCGTACATGATATGAAAAGCTATTGCCGATTGTTCCATTATAATAGGCATCCACTTCAATGCCTTGATTTAGTACCTTTCCAAGGTTCTGGTTAGGCAGCGTTACGCCTGTGTAGGCAGGTACCGACTCGCTGCGGGTGATCAGGATGCCCGAGCGGAGCGAGCGGAAATAGTCAATGGTAAGACCGAGTTTTCCTTTCAGAAACTGCGCATCCACTGCCAGGTCAGTGGTGGTGGCAACCTCCCAGGTAATGTCTTTGTTGGGCGTAGGGCCTGCTACAAGGGAGCTGACCTGTGAAGCGCCCGGCCCGAGTGAGTAACCGTATCCTGTGCCGAGCAGGTATGTCTGGATATAATTGAATGCAGAAACGGCGTCATTTCCGGTTTTCCCCCACGATCCCCGCAATTTGAGCTCAGTAACGGCTTTGGCGCTGAAAAAATCCTCTTGTGAAATCCGCCAGGCGGCCGAAACAGCCGGGAAAAGCCCATAGCGCTTGCCCTCAGGGAAGTTTTGGGAGCCATCGTAGCGCATATTATAATCAAAGAGGTATTTGTTTTTAAAACCATAAGACACTCGGCCAATGAAGTTGTTACGTCCCGTCTGAACCGCCGTGGAATTGTTCTGCTGGCCGATCAGGCTTCCTGCCGAGAGCTGGTCGAGCGAATTACTCAGGAAGTTGGACCGGAATGCACTGATCTCGTCTGCCTTACCCTGGAAGCGCTCATAGGCAGCAAAGCCTTCAATGGAGTGGTCACCAAAGCGGTTGGCATAGCCGAGCCGGATATTGAGCAGGTTTTGAGCAAGCGTTCCCCGTACTTCTGATAAACTTGGTTTGGTCGACGAGTTGATCTGGACATAGGTACCCGTGGCTGGATCGTAGCGGAAGGCGGGTGGGGGAGTCTTTGTAAATGCCTTTGTTTTTGAAAAGGTCATATCATATGCATAGTAACCATCCAGAAATACTCCGTCAGCCAGTTTGGAGAGGTCCCATTTGAAATAGGTTTTAGTCTGCAAAAAATCATTGGAGACCCGGTTGTATCCCGATTCTCCGCTGGTCACGTAAACCATGCTGTTATTAGGGCCGCCTCCGATGCCTGGGCCAACCAGCCCGTTGGGATAAATCGGAACGAGGTAGGGATAGGCCAGCCAAAGCTCACGAAAGATTGCCCCTGAATTGTAGTTTCCTACCGCCGAGTTGCGCAGCTCGTTCCTGTAAAGGACATCCACTCCGATTTTCAGGTCATTGGTGACGGCAATGTCCACATTGGCCCGCGCCTGGGCCTGCTTGTAGTAGGCAGCATCTTTTTTGTAAATACCATTCTGTTTCTGGTATTGACCTGAGAGAAAATAGGTGACCTTATCGGTTCCGCCACGCAAAGAAATGACCTGATTTTGCTGTAAGGCCTGTTTTTTCATCGTGGCCTCCCACCAGTCCGTACTGGGGAAGCCCAGCGGATCCGACCCATCTTGAAATTTTTGCAGACTTGCGTCGGGCCACGTAGGTTTTTGGCCAATCATCTGGTCGTATTCATTGGTGGCCACCGCATACTGATACGAGCTGAGCATTTGCGGTACCCGGGTGGCCTGTGTCAATGACCAGTTGGTGCCTATCGACAGCACCGGTTTGCCAGCTTGTCCGCGTTTGGTTGTGATCAGGATTACGCCATTGGCTGAGCGGGCACCGTAGATGGCTGCTGTCGCGTCCTTGATGACCGTAAACGATTCGATATCAGCGGGATTGAGCCGGGCGAAACCACCCGATCGATCGGGAATACCGTCGATGACCACCAACGCGCCGGTACTTCCCAGCGTAGCCTTTCCGCGAACGAATATTTCGGCATTGTCATTTCCCGGCTCGCCGCTGCGTGTGTTGGCGATGAGCCCCGGCACGCGGCCCGCGATCGAGTTGGTCAGGTTGGTGGCGGGCGATTTTTCAAGATCAGAGCCTTTGATGGTGGAAACCGCGCCCGTGAGATCGGCCCGCGTTTTGGTACCGTAACCGACCACAACCACTTCGTCGAGCGCTTTGGTATCAGCTTCCAATGTCACATCCAGTTTGCTTTGGGCGCCCACCTGGATTTCGCGGGGAAGGTAGCCAATGTAAGAAAAGACAAGCACCGCGTCAGCAGAGGAAACGCTCATAGAGAAATCTCCCTGTGCATCCGTGGAGGTGCCGCCCTTGGAACCTTTGACGATGACATTGACGCCAACCAGCGGGCCGGAGGCATCCGTGACCCGGCCTGAGACCGAGACTTGCGCACTGACTGCCCCGGGGCCTGCCAGGCACAGCAACGTTAGGATAATTGAATAAAACCGGGTAGAAAAAATCATGTTAAAAAGGGTTAAAAGTGAAACATAATGGTTCAGACTAGCCTGGCAGATGCCAGTGGTGAGTAGTCTTCCTGTCTAATTTTTTATCAAAAGAACACAATTTTTAATTATCCTATACTATTCTATACTATTTTAAATAAAAATATTTTTGACGATGCCTTAATACAAGCAAATTTCCAATAATTCATCAAATTGACTCATTTAAGTGTCTTTTTGACTCTTTATCGTAATTTCGATGACCTGAATTTTGATCTGTACTATTCTATGCTTGTTTGGGTAGGATAATCGTGATGAATGGGCCTTTGCTTGGGAAGTAACTGATGATATCAAACTGGCTAGTAAGCGGCGAAAGCTATCACTATTCAGGTTTGAGAACAGGTGGGGATCGATCGCACCACGCTTTATTATATTGAGAAAGGTCACCTAGTGGAGGTTTCCGTTACATATGGACGAAAAATAGCGGTTTGAGTTTCGTTTCCGTTGCCACTATTAGGATCACTTGATACTAAAAACCGTAGTTCGATATACATAAACACAGATGCCCATAATAGCAGTCGCCCCGCAAATAGCTCCGATCATCAATGCGACAAAAATATTATCTTGAAAATATTCTAAGTAAATCTTGGCTGGAACAACAGCACTAATTGAACCAATTAGAAAACCCCAGCGCCAAGTTTTTGATTGTTGGGGTCTTAGGAATGTGCCGCAATGAGGGCATTTGAAGTCGTGGCCATCGGCGATTTTAATGAGATTTTTGAAACCTAAATCATTTTTACATGCTGGACAAGTAAATGTTTCTTTTTTCATGAAATTAGTCTTCATTAATGATGAAGGACACAAATCGAATCCTTACAGGATTTCTAATTAGACATAGTTTGAAAAGAACTGCCTTGAACCAAGAGTATTTTTGTCGCCAGCATTACATTTCTTGCAAAATCGCTTAGAAACCAGTACCGCCCGGCAGACGTCCGGTGACTCCGGCAACCTGGGATTTGTGTGCCGTCGGCCGCCTTGTTTGTCTACTCTGAAAAATAGTGTTAAATCGGGAGTGATTTCAAATTTTTTCGTCTTGTTAAGAAAGTAATCAGGAATTAACTCATTTTGATCTACCAGATTTTGAAAATTGCAGTTCCCAAAGAGACCAAGTCCTTCGAACGCAGGGTTGCTCTCACACCATCTGTTGTCAAATCTATCGTTAAATCAGGCTTTACCTGTATCGTTGAGTCAAGTGCCGGTGAAGA
The genomic region above belongs to Dyadobacter pollutisoli and contains:
- a CDS encoding SusC/RagA family TonB-linked outer membrane protein gives rise to the protein MIFSTRFYSIILTLLCLAGPGAVSAQVSVSGRVTDASGPLVGVNVIVKGSKGGTSTDAQGDFSMSVSSADAVLVFSYIGYLPREIQVGAQSKLDVTLEADTKALDEVVVVGYGTKTRADLTGAVSTIKGSDLEKSPATNLTNSIAGRVPGLIANTRSGEPGNDNAEIFVRGKATLGSTGALVVIDGIPDRSGGFARLNPADIESFTVIKDATAAIYGARSANGVILITTKRGQAGKPVLSIGTNWSLTQATRVPQMLSSYQYAVATNEYDQMIGQKPTWPDASLQKFQDGSDPLGFPSTDWWEATMKKQALQQNQVISLRGGTDKVTYFLSGQYQKQNGIYKKDAAYYKQAQARANVDIAVTNDLKIGVDVLYRNELRNSAVGNYNSGAIFRELWLAYPYLVPIYPNGLVGPGIGGGPNNSMVYVTSGESGYNRVSNDFLQTKTYFKWDLSKLADGVFLDGYYAYDMTFSKTKAFTKTPPPAFRYDPATGTYVQINSSTKPSLSEVRGTLAQNLLNIRLGYANRFGDHSIEGFAAYERFQGKADEISAFRSNFLSNSLDQLSAGSLIGQQNNSTAVQTGRNNFIGRVSYGFKNKYLFDYNMRYDGSQNFPEGKRYGLFPAVSAAWRISQEDFFSAKAVTELKLRGSWGKTGNDAVSAFNYIQTYLLGTGYGYSLGPGASQVSSLVAGPTPNKDITWEVATTTDLAVDAQFLKGKLGLTIDYFRSLRSGILITRSESVPAYTGVTLPNQNLGKVLNQGIEVDAYYNGTIGNSFSYHVRGNLTFARNKVIFMDEAASVPLYQQKTNIPIDSWLVYESNGLYQNQREIDDSPHPANTAPGDIRYKDINGDGAINGLDQVRKSSVRTPQLVYGTSLGCSWRNLDFSLFVQGQAKAQSYLAPAGLNMAREFFDGRWQKEGDNQFPRSFNGPTGATRGVNTLTSDFWLRNAAFVRLKNVELGFTLPSAILKRAKMHGARIYVNGSNLFSIDQFGPSFDPEIPNSNGYYYPQQRVVNLGANISF